One genomic region from Sander lucioperca isolate FBNREF2018 chromosome 3, SLUC_FBN_1.2, whole genome shotgun sequence encodes:
- the kif13ba gene encoding kinesin-like protein KIF13B isoform X3 — protein sequence MGEPSLDDANVKVAVRVRPMNRREKELNTKCIVEMAKNQTILHPGGANLGKADSRSQSKVFAYDYCFWSMDETDKERFAGQEVVFQCLGESLLRNAFQGYNACIFAYGQTGSGKSYTMMGSGDQPGLIPRLCSALFDRTQKEQREEESFTVEVSYMEIYNEKVRDLLDPKGGRQTLRVREHKVLGPYVDGLSRLAVASYKDIESLMSEGNKSRTVAATNMNEESSRSHAVFNIILTHTLKDLQSGTSGEKVSRLSLVDLAGSERAAKTGAAGERLKEGSNINKSLTTLGLVISALAEQGSTKNKNKFVPYRDSVLTWLLKDCLGGNSRTAMVATVSPSADNYEETLSTLRYADRAKSIVNHAVVNEDPNARIIRELREEVEKLRVQLTQAESLKAPELKDRLEESEKLIQEMTITWEEKLRKTEEIAQERQKQLESLGISLQSSGIKVGDDKSFLVNLNADPALNELLVYYLKEHTKVGSADSQDIQLCGMGIQAEHCVIDIMADTAVILTPYRNARTCVNGSPVTSALQLHHGDRIFWGNNHFFRINLPKRRSRGPEDEEGEGSVMKNSGSSEQLDADGDTASEVSSEVSFSYEFAQTEVMMKALGNNDPMQAVLQSLERQHEEEKRSALERQRQMYEQELQQLRKKLNPDRLSTGPSGGPASGQQGPGQQSHYRSLERLSMGGISHSTSAQSRLRQWNEDREVVLVRSLRRLREQIVRANLLVQEACFISEELERHTEYRVTLQIPSDNLNANRKRDAVLSEPAIQVRRRCRGKQIWSLEKMENRLVDMRELYQEWQDYNLHHHDNPMMRSYFRRADPFFDEQENHSLIGVANVFLSCLFYDVKLQYAVPIINQKGEVTGRLHVEVVRVGGGLEDNMAGGDEPDNNQDTEVQDRKLVCMIKILQATGLPQYLSNFVFCQYSFWDQPEPVIVAPEVDPSSSSPSTKDPHCMVVFDSCKEVAVSVTEDFIEYLTEGAVVIEVYGHRQADAGRNPALWDLSIIQAKTRTLRDRWSEVTRRLELWIQILEINENGDFVPVEVIPAKDVRTGGIFQLRQGQSRRIQVDVRSVQDSGTMPLIAEILLAVSVGCVEIRNTTANQEGDEMDSYQERDLERLRRQWLAALTKRQEYLDQHLQSLVSKAEKTEDDMEREAQLLEWRLTLTEERNAVMVPSAGSGIPGAPAEWVPLPGMETHTPVLFLNLKPDDLSSPDQFEVPEAGGWDATLSGEDEDDFFDLQIVKHYDGEVKAEASWDSTVHECLQLSRGGAWPEQRVYLTVRVVVQLSHPADMQLVLRKRICVNVNQGRQGFAHNFLRRMSTRSTIPGCGVTFEVVSNIPGDAPGSEDREMLANLAASAHNGQSADDEAAIEKYLRSVLSLENILTLDRLRQEVAVKEQLTGRGKSNRRSISSPSVHRLSGSRQDLSTTCLDDKGRWESQQDIFMPSQFHRTLPRPASSPSTYSTSPSSSPTPFGITSPQNQEPEQVKALVPQMPKLLKSLFPARDEKKELRPSPHNQQQHVPRIVTSGGDDNRVKAETTAVLRPPTKDRRAEFPEVPSLPVHDPHDITPLSPLSQSSSGYFSSSVSTVTLSDVLQPSSSSSSLLAAETTLPTNPQQQGADRNDVVTSPSQCVTKMAVVAPPASNHNSFTAENSFSEHKLVNSGRGGGDGFERLEISVDDEERSHDDVLPDWLTEGACVTVGSNKAGAVRYVGMTQFADGVWVGVELDTPVGKNDGSVGGHRYFQCKPGYGVLVRPDRLSCRDRTSRRTGDFTAPAHVPVLRGEAIVARHGENRKSWSS from the exons GAGTCAGTCCAAG GTCTTTGCCTATGATTACTGTTTCTGGTCCATGGATGAGACGGATAAGGAGAGATTTGCCG gccAGGAGGTGGTTTTCCAGTGCCTTGGGGAAAGTCTTCTCCGCAACGCCTTCCAGGGCTACAATGCCTGTATCTTTGCCTATGGACAAACTG GTTCGGGAAAGTCGTACACCATGATGGGTTCAGGGGACCAGCCAGGTCTGATTCCCCGGCTGTGTAGTGCTTTGTTTGATCGAACCCAGAAGGAACAGCGGGAGGAGGAGAGCTTCACTGTTGAGGTGTCCTACATGGAGATCTACAACGAGAAGGTCCGAGATCTGCTCGACCCCAAAGG GGGAAGACAAACTCTGAGGGTGAGGGAACATAAAGTTTTGGGTCCCTACGTGGATGGCCTGTCTCGACTAGCTGTGGCTAGCTACAAG GACATTGAGTCTCTGATGTCAGAGGGAAATAAGTCTCGGACTGTCGCTGCTACCAACATGAATGAGGAGAGCAGTCGATCACACGCTGTCTTCAACAtcatcctcacacacacactgaaagacTTGCAGTCTGGG aCGAGTGGGGAGAAGGTGAGTCGGTTGAGTCTGGTAGACTTGGCTGGGAGTGAGAGAGCGGCAAAGACTGGAGCAGCAGGGGAGCGACTCAAGGAGGGAAGCAACATCAACAA gtCTCTCACTACACTGGGCCTGGTGATCTCGGCGCTAGCTGAACAGGGATCAACAAAGAACAAGAACAAGTTTGTTCCCTACAGAGACTCTGTGCTGACATGGCTGCTGAAG GACTGTCTGGGTGGCAACAGTCGCACAGCGATGGTTGCAACTGTGAGTCCATCAGCAGACAATTATGAGGAGACTCTGTCAACGCTGCGCTATGCGGACAGAGCAAAAAGCATTGTTAACCATGCCGTCGTTAACGAAGACCCCAATGCTCGCATCATCAGGGAGCTCCGAGAGGAAGTAGAGAAACTACGAGTGCAACTGACTCAGGCAGAG tctttgaaGGCTCCAGAGCTAAAAGACCGTCTGGAAGAGTCAGAAAAGTTGATCCAAGAGATGACCATCACCTGGGAGGAGAAGCTTCGAAAAACTGAGGAGATTGCACAG GAGCGCCAGAAGCAGTTGGAGAGTCTGGGTATTTCTCTCCAGTCTTCAGGGATTAAAGTTGGAGATGATAAGAGTTTTCTTGTCAACCTCAACGCCGATCCTGCCCTCAATGAACTGCTGGTGTACTACctgaag GAACACACAAAGGTGGGCTCGGCAGACTCTCAGGACATCCAGCTGTGCGGGATGGGTATCCAGGCAGAGCACTGTGTCATCGACATTATGGCAGATACTGCAGTCATCCTCACCCCCTACCGCAATGCTCG GACATGTGTTAATGGTTCTCCAGTGACCAGTGCTCTGCAGCTTCACCATGGTGACCGAATTTTCTGGGGAAACAACCACTTCTTCAG GATCAACCTGCCTAAGCGGCGCTCTCGGGGGCCTGAGGATGAAGAGGGTGAAGGTAGTGTGATGAAGAATAGTGGCAGCAGTGAGCAGCTGGATGCAGATGGTGACACAGCCAGCGAAGTGTCCAGTGAAGTCAGCTTCTCCTATGAGTTCGCCCAGACAGAGGTCATGATGAAGGCCCTGGGCAATAATG ACCCCATGCAAGCAGTCCTGCAATCTCTGGAGAGGCAGCACGAAGAGGAGAAGCGCTCTGCTCTGGAGCGACAGAGACAAATGTACGAGCAGGAACTCCAGCAGCTCCGCAAGAAGCTGAACCCGGACCGGCTGTCCACCGGCCCATCTGGAGGGCCAGCGTCTGGCCAGCAAGGTCCAGGACAGCAGTCCCACTACCGCAGCCTGGAGAGACTCAGTATGGGAGGGATAAGTCATTCAACCAGTGCTCAGAGCAGACTGAGGCAGTGGAATGAGGACag gGAGGTAGTGTTGGTTAGGAGTCTGCGAAGGCTGAGGGAGCAGATAGTGAGGGCAAACCTCCTGGTGCAAGAAGCCTGTTTCATCTCTGAGGAGCTGGAGCGACACACAGAGTACAGAGTCACTCTGCAGATTCCATCGGACAACCTCAACGCAAACCGCaag aggGATGCAGTGCTCAGTGAACCAGCAATTCAGGTTCGACGTCGGTGTCGAGGGAAGCAGATCTGGAGTCTAGAGAAGATGGAGAACCGTCTGGTTGACATGAGAGAGCTGTACCAAGAGTGGCAGGACTACAACCTCCATCACCATGACAACCCT ATGATGCGCTCATATTTCCGTCGAGCAGACCCGTTCTTTGACGAGCAGGAAAACCACAGTCTGATCGGCGTTGCAAATGTCTTCCTTTCCTGTCTCTTCTACGATGTCAAGCTGCAGTACGCTGTTCCCATCATCAATCAGAAGGGGGAG GTGACAGGGCGTCTTCATGTGGAGGTGGTGAGGGTTGGAGGGGGATTAGAGGACAACATGGCCGGAGGAGATGAACCCGATAACAACCAAGACACTGAAGTCCAGGATCGCAAACTGGTCTGCATG ATTAAGATCCTGCAGGCCACTGGTCTTCCCCAGTACCTGTCCAACTTCGTCTTCTGTCAGTATTCATTCTGGGACCAGCCTGAGCCCGTCATTGTGGCTCCTGAAGTAGACCCATCGTCCTCGTCGCCCAGCACCAAGGACCCACACTGCATGGTGGTGTTTGACAGCTGCAAG GAGGTGGCTGTGTCAGTAACAGAGGATTTCATTGAATACCTGACTGAAGGGGCAGTTGTCATCGAGGTATATGGACACAGACAGGCTGATGCAGGAAGAAACCCCGCCCTCTGGGACCTCAGCATTATCCAGGCCAAAACACGCACACTACGAGacag GTGGAGTGAGGTAACACGTCGCCTGGAGCTGTGGATTCAAATCCTGGAGATAAATGAGAATGGAGACTTTGTCCCAGTGGAAGTGATTCCTGCCAAAGATGTGCGGACTGGGGGAATCTTCCAGCTTCGGCAG GGTCAGTCAAGGCGAATCCAGGTGGACGTGCGTTCAGTTCAAGACTCAGGCACCATGCCTCTGATAGCAGAAATACTGCTTGCAGTGTCAGTGGGTTGTGTGGAGATCAGAAACACCACAGCAAACCAGGAAGGAGATGAGATGGACAGTTATCAG GAAAGAGACCTGGAGCGTTTGCGGCGGCAGTGGTTAGCTGCTCTCACCAAGAGACAGGAATACCTTGATCAGCACCTGCAGAGCCTGGTCAGCAAAGCAG AAAAGACAGAAGATGACATGGAGAGGGAGGCCCAGCTGCTGGAGTGGCGCTTGACTCTGACAGAGGAAAGAAATGCTGTCATGGTGCCCTCTGCTGGCAGCGGCATTCCTGGAGCACCTGCTGAATG GGTTCCTCTGCCCGGCATGGAGACTCATACTCCTGTCCTCTTCCTGAACCTCAAAC CTGATGACCTCAGCTCTCCAGACCAGTTTGAGGTTCCTGAGGCTGGAGGTTGGGATGCCACCCTGAGTGGAGAGGATGAGGACGACTTCTTTGACCTGCAGATCGTCAAACACTACGATGGAGAG GTGAAAGCAGAGGCATCATGGGACTCTACCGTCCATGAGTGTCTCCAGCTCAGCCGTGGGGGGGCGTGGCCGGAGCAGCGGGTATACCTGACAGTTCGAGTGGTGGTTCAGCTTAGCCACCCTGCCGACATGCAGCTGGTCCTGAGAAAGAGGATCTGCGTCAACGTTAACCAGGGCCGCCAGGGTTTTGCACACAACTTTCTTAGAAGGATGTCAACCCGCAGCACCATACCTGGCTGTGGGGTCACCTTTGAGGTGGTCTCCAACATCCCCGGG GACGCGCCTGGTTCAGAGGACAGGGAGATGCTGGCTAACCTCGCTGCCAGCGCACACAACGGCCAGTCAGCTGATGACGAGGCTGCAATTGAGAAATACCTCCGCAGTGTCCTTAGTCTGGAGAACATCCTGACTCTGGATAGACTCAGACAG gaGGTGGCAGTGAAGGAGCAACTGACGGGCAGAGGGAAGAGCAACAGACGGAGCATAAGTTCTCCTTCTGTCCACAGg CTGTCTGGAAGTAGACAAGACCTGTCTACAACCTGCCTGGACGATAAG GGTCGATGGGAGAGTCAGCAGGATATCTTCATGCCTTCTCAGTTTCACCGCACGCTCCCCCGGCCAGCCTCTTCCCCCTCCACCTACTCCACCTCCCCTTCTTCATCCCCTACTCCCTTCGGCATAACATCCCCACAGAACCAGGAACCAGAGCAAG TTAAGGCCCTGGTTCCTCAGATGCCCAAACTGCTCAAGTCTCTGTTTCCAGCGCGAGACGAGAAGAAGGAGCTGAGACCTTCGCCACACAACCAGCAG CAGCATGTCCCTCGCATCGTGACATCAGGAGGGGACGACAATCGAGTCAAGGCGGAGACG ACTGCTGTTCTCCGGCCCCCAACCAAAGACAGACGGGCAGAGTTCCCAGAAGTCCCTTCTCTTCCTGTGCATGACCCGCATGACATCACCCCCCTCAGCCCCCTCAGCCAGTCATCAAGTGGCTACTTCTCCAGTAGTGTTTCTACAGTTACCCTGTCTGACGTTCTCCAACCTTCCTCCTCGTCGTCCTCCCTCCTGGCCGCTGAGACTACGTTACCCACAAACCCCCAGCAGCAGGGTGCTGACAggaacgatgttgtaacctcTCCTTCTCAGTGTGTCACCAAGATGGCCGTCGTCGCTCCACCCGCTTCCAATCACAACAGCTTCACTGCAGAAAACTCCTTCTCTGAACACAAGCTGGTCAACTCAGGAAGAGGAGGCGGCGATGGCTTTGAGAGGCTGGAGATCTCTGTGGACGATGAAGAGCGTAGCCATGACGACGTACTGCCTGACTGGCTGACAGAAGGGGCATGTGTTACAGTAGGAAGCAATAAGGCCGGGGCAGTGCGCTACGTTGGAATGACGCAGTTCGCTGATGGAGTGTGGGTGGGGGTGGAGCTGGACACCCCTGTAG GCAAAAATGACGGTTCCGTTGGAGGTCATCGGTATTTCCAATGTAAACCGGGTTACGGGGTGCTGGTTCGCCCGGACCGGCTGTCCTGCCGTGATCGGACCAGCCGGCGAACGGGAGACTTCACTGCTCCTGCCCATGTCCCCGTCTTGCGAGGAGAAGCCATTGTTGCCCGCCATGGGGAGAATCGCAAGTCCTGGAGCAGTTGA
- the kif13ba gene encoding kinesin-like protein KIF13B isoform X4 produces MGEPSLDDANVKVAVRVRPMNRREKELNTKCIVEMAKNQTILHPGGANLGKADSRSQSKVFAYDYCFWSMDETDKERFAGQEVVFQCLGESLLRNAFQGYNACIFAYGQTGSGKSYTMMGSGDQPGLIPRLCSALFDRTQKEQREEESFTVEVSYMEIYNEKVRDLLDPKGGRQTLRVREHKVLGPYVDGLSRLAVASYKDIESLMSEGNKSRTVAATNMNEESSRSHAVFNIILTHTLKDLQSGTSGEKVSRLSLVDLAGSERAAKTGAAGERLKEGSNINKSLTTLGLVISALAEQGSTKNKNKFVPYRDSVLTWLLKDCLGGNSRTAMVATVSPSADNYEETLSTLRYADRAKSIVNHAVVNEDPNARIIRELREEVEKLRVQLTQAESLKAPELKDRLEESEKLIQEMTITWEEKLRKTEEIAQERQKQLESLGISLQSSGIKVGDDKSFLVNLNADPALNELLVYYLKEHTKVGSADSQDIQLCGMGIQAEHCVIDIMADTAVILTPYRNARTCVNGSPVTSALQLHHGDRIFWGNNHFFRINLPKRRSRGPEDEEGEGSVMKNSGSSEQLDADGDTASEVSSEVSFSYEFAQTEVMMKALGNNDPMQAVLQSLERQHEEEKRSALERQRQMYEQELQQLRKKLNPDRLSTGPSGGPASGQQGPGQQSHYRSLERLSMGGISHSTSAQSRLRQWNEDREVVLVRSLRRLREQIVRANLLVQEACFISEELERHTEYRVTLQIPSDNLNANRKRDAVLSEPAIQVRRRCRGKQIWSLEKMENRLVDMRELYQEWQDYNLHHHDNPMMRSYFRRADPFFDEQENHSLIGVANVFLSCLFYDVKLQYAVPIINQKGEVTGRLHVEVVRVGGGLEDNMAGGDEPDNNQDTEVQDRKLVCMIKILQATGLPQYLSNFVFCQYSFWDQPEPVIVAPEVDPSSSSPSTKDPHCMVVFDSCKEVAVSVTEDFIEYLTEGAVVIEVYGHRQADAGRNPALWDLSIIQAKTRTLRDRWSEVTRRLELWIQILEINENGDFVPVEVIPAKDVRTGGIFQLRQGQSRRIQVDVRSVQDSGTMPLIAEILLAVSVGCVEIRNTTANQEGDEMDSYQERDLERLRRQWLAALTKRQEYLDQHLQSLVSKAEKTEDDMEREAQLLEWRLTLTEERNAVMVPSAGSGIPGAPAEWVPLPGMETHTPVLFLNLKPDDLSSPDQFEVPEAGGWDATLSGEDEDDFFDLQIVKHYDGEVKAEASWDSTVHECLQLSRGGAWPEQRVYLTVRVVVQLSHPADMQLVLRKRICVNVNQGRQGFAHNFLRRMSTRSTIPGCGVTFEVVSNIPGDAPGSEDREMLANLAASAHNGQSADDEAAIEKYLRSVLSLENILTLDRLRQEVAVKEQLTGRGKSNRRSISSPSVHRLSGSRQDLSTTCLDDKGRWESQQDIFMPSQFHRTLPRPASSPSTYSTSPSSSPTPFGITSPQNQEPEQVKALVPQMPKLLKSLFPARDEKKELRPSPHNQQHVPRIVTSGGDDNRVKAETTAVLRPPTKDRRAEFPEVPSLPVHDPHDITPLSPLSQSSSGYFSSSVSTVTLSDVLQPSSSSSSLLAAETTLPTNPQQQGADRNDVVTSPSQCVTKMAVVAPPASNHNSFTAENSFSEHKLVNSGRGGGDGFERLEISVDDEERSHDDVLPDWLTEGACVTVGSNKAGAVRYVGMTQFADGVWVGVELDTPVGKNDGSVGGHRYFQCKPGYGVLVRPDRLSCRDRTSRRTGDFTAPAHVPVLRGEAIVARHGENRKSWSS; encoded by the exons GAGTCAGTCCAAG GTCTTTGCCTATGATTACTGTTTCTGGTCCATGGATGAGACGGATAAGGAGAGATTTGCCG gccAGGAGGTGGTTTTCCAGTGCCTTGGGGAAAGTCTTCTCCGCAACGCCTTCCAGGGCTACAATGCCTGTATCTTTGCCTATGGACAAACTG GTTCGGGAAAGTCGTACACCATGATGGGTTCAGGGGACCAGCCAGGTCTGATTCCCCGGCTGTGTAGTGCTTTGTTTGATCGAACCCAGAAGGAACAGCGGGAGGAGGAGAGCTTCACTGTTGAGGTGTCCTACATGGAGATCTACAACGAGAAGGTCCGAGATCTGCTCGACCCCAAAGG GGGAAGACAAACTCTGAGGGTGAGGGAACATAAAGTTTTGGGTCCCTACGTGGATGGCCTGTCTCGACTAGCTGTGGCTAGCTACAAG GACATTGAGTCTCTGATGTCAGAGGGAAATAAGTCTCGGACTGTCGCTGCTACCAACATGAATGAGGAGAGCAGTCGATCACACGCTGTCTTCAACAtcatcctcacacacacactgaaagacTTGCAGTCTGGG aCGAGTGGGGAGAAGGTGAGTCGGTTGAGTCTGGTAGACTTGGCTGGGAGTGAGAGAGCGGCAAAGACTGGAGCAGCAGGGGAGCGACTCAAGGAGGGAAGCAACATCAACAA gtCTCTCACTACACTGGGCCTGGTGATCTCGGCGCTAGCTGAACAGGGATCAACAAAGAACAAGAACAAGTTTGTTCCCTACAGAGACTCTGTGCTGACATGGCTGCTGAAG GACTGTCTGGGTGGCAACAGTCGCACAGCGATGGTTGCAACTGTGAGTCCATCAGCAGACAATTATGAGGAGACTCTGTCAACGCTGCGCTATGCGGACAGAGCAAAAAGCATTGTTAACCATGCCGTCGTTAACGAAGACCCCAATGCTCGCATCATCAGGGAGCTCCGAGAGGAAGTAGAGAAACTACGAGTGCAACTGACTCAGGCAGAG tctttgaaGGCTCCAGAGCTAAAAGACCGTCTGGAAGAGTCAGAAAAGTTGATCCAAGAGATGACCATCACCTGGGAGGAGAAGCTTCGAAAAACTGAGGAGATTGCACAG GAGCGCCAGAAGCAGTTGGAGAGTCTGGGTATTTCTCTCCAGTCTTCAGGGATTAAAGTTGGAGATGATAAGAGTTTTCTTGTCAACCTCAACGCCGATCCTGCCCTCAATGAACTGCTGGTGTACTACctgaag GAACACACAAAGGTGGGCTCGGCAGACTCTCAGGACATCCAGCTGTGCGGGATGGGTATCCAGGCAGAGCACTGTGTCATCGACATTATGGCAGATACTGCAGTCATCCTCACCCCCTACCGCAATGCTCG GACATGTGTTAATGGTTCTCCAGTGACCAGTGCTCTGCAGCTTCACCATGGTGACCGAATTTTCTGGGGAAACAACCACTTCTTCAG GATCAACCTGCCTAAGCGGCGCTCTCGGGGGCCTGAGGATGAAGAGGGTGAAGGTAGTGTGATGAAGAATAGTGGCAGCAGTGAGCAGCTGGATGCAGATGGTGACACAGCCAGCGAAGTGTCCAGTGAAGTCAGCTTCTCCTATGAGTTCGCCCAGACAGAGGTCATGATGAAGGCCCTGGGCAATAATG ACCCCATGCAAGCAGTCCTGCAATCTCTGGAGAGGCAGCACGAAGAGGAGAAGCGCTCTGCTCTGGAGCGACAGAGACAAATGTACGAGCAGGAACTCCAGCAGCTCCGCAAGAAGCTGAACCCGGACCGGCTGTCCACCGGCCCATCTGGAGGGCCAGCGTCTGGCCAGCAAGGTCCAGGACAGCAGTCCCACTACCGCAGCCTGGAGAGACTCAGTATGGGAGGGATAAGTCATTCAACCAGTGCTCAGAGCAGACTGAGGCAGTGGAATGAGGACag gGAGGTAGTGTTGGTTAGGAGTCTGCGAAGGCTGAGGGAGCAGATAGTGAGGGCAAACCTCCTGGTGCAAGAAGCCTGTTTCATCTCTGAGGAGCTGGAGCGACACACAGAGTACAGAGTCACTCTGCAGATTCCATCGGACAACCTCAACGCAAACCGCaag aggGATGCAGTGCTCAGTGAACCAGCAATTCAGGTTCGACGTCGGTGTCGAGGGAAGCAGATCTGGAGTCTAGAGAAGATGGAGAACCGTCTGGTTGACATGAGAGAGCTGTACCAAGAGTGGCAGGACTACAACCTCCATCACCATGACAACCCT ATGATGCGCTCATATTTCCGTCGAGCAGACCCGTTCTTTGACGAGCAGGAAAACCACAGTCTGATCGGCGTTGCAAATGTCTTCCTTTCCTGTCTCTTCTACGATGTCAAGCTGCAGTACGCTGTTCCCATCATCAATCAGAAGGGGGAG GTGACAGGGCGTCTTCATGTGGAGGTGGTGAGGGTTGGAGGGGGATTAGAGGACAACATGGCCGGAGGAGATGAACCCGATAACAACCAAGACACTGAAGTCCAGGATCGCAAACTGGTCTGCATG ATTAAGATCCTGCAGGCCACTGGTCTTCCCCAGTACCTGTCCAACTTCGTCTTCTGTCAGTATTCATTCTGGGACCAGCCTGAGCCCGTCATTGTGGCTCCTGAAGTAGACCCATCGTCCTCGTCGCCCAGCACCAAGGACCCACACTGCATGGTGGTGTTTGACAGCTGCAAG GAGGTGGCTGTGTCAGTAACAGAGGATTTCATTGAATACCTGACTGAAGGGGCAGTTGTCATCGAGGTATATGGACACAGACAGGCTGATGCAGGAAGAAACCCCGCCCTCTGGGACCTCAGCATTATCCAGGCCAAAACACGCACACTACGAGacag GTGGAGTGAGGTAACACGTCGCCTGGAGCTGTGGATTCAAATCCTGGAGATAAATGAGAATGGAGACTTTGTCCCAGTGGAAGTGATTCCTGCCAAAGATGTGCGGACTGGGGGAATCTTCCAGCTTCGGCAG GGTCAGTCAAGGCGAATCCAGGTGGACGTGCGTTCAGTTCAAGACTCAGGCACCATGCCTCTGATAGCAGAAATACTGCTTGCAGTGTCAGTGGGTTGTGTGGAGATCAGAAACACCACAGCAAACCAGGAAGGAGATGAGATGGACAGTTATCAG GAAAGAGACCTGGAGCGTTTGCGGCGGCAGTGGTTAGCTGCTCTCACCAAGAGACAGGAATACCTTGATCAGCACCTGCAGAGCCTGGTCAGCAAAGCAG AAAAGACAGAAGATGACATGGAGAGGGAGGCCCAGCTGCTGGAGTGGCGCTTGACTCTGACAGAGGAAAGAAATGCTGTCATGGTGCCCTCTGCTGGCAGCGGCATTCCTGGAGCACCTGCTGAATG GGTTCCTCTGCCCGGCATGGAGACTCATACTCCTGTCCTCTTCCTGAACCTCAAAC CTGATGACCTCAGCTCTCCAGACCAGTTTGAGGTTCCTGAGGCTGGAGGTTGGGATGCCACCCTGAGTGGAGAGGATGAGGACGACTTCTTTGACCTGCAGATCGTCAAACACTACGATGGAGAG GTGAAAGCAGAGGCATCATGGGACTCTACCGTCCATGAGTGTCTCCAGCTCAGCCGTGGGGGGGCGTGGCCGGAGCAGCGGGTATACCTGACAGTTCGAGTGGTGGTTCAGCTTAGCCACCCTGCCGACATGCAGCTGGTCCTGAGAAAGAGGATCTGCGTCAACGTTAACCAGGGCCGCCAGGGTTTTGCACACAACTTTCTTAGAAGGATGTCAACCCGCAGCACCATACCTGGCTGTGGGGTCACCTTTGAGGTGGTCTCCAACATCCCCGGG GACGCGCCTGGTTCAGAGGACAGGGAGATGCTGGCTAACCTCGCTGCCAGCGCACACAACGGCCAGTCAGCTGATGACGAGGCTGCAATTGAGAAATACCTCCGCAGTGTCCTTAGTCTGGAGAACATCCTGACTCTGGATAGACTCAGACAG gaGGTGGCAGTGAAGGAGCAACTGACGGGCAGAGGGAAGAGCAACAGACGGAGCATAAGTTCTCCTTCTGTCCACAGg CTGTCTGGAAGTAGACAAGACCTGTCTACAACCTGCCTGGACGATAAG GGTCGATGGGAGAGTCAGCAGGATATCTTCATGCCTTCTCAGTTTCACCGCACGCTCCCCCGGCCAGCCTCTTCCCCCTCCACCTACTCCACCTCCCCTTCTTCATCCCCTACTCCCTTCGGCATAACATCCCCACAGAACCAGGAACCAGAGCAAG TTAAGGCCCTGGTTCCTCAGATGCCCAAACTGCTCAAGTCTCTGTTTCCAGCGCGAGACGAGAAGAAGGAGCTGAGACCTTCGCCACACAACCAGCAG CATGTCCCTCGCATCGTGACATCAGGAGGGGACGACAATCGAGTCAAGGCGGAGACG ACTGCTGTTCTCCGGCCCCCAACCAAAGACAGACGGGCAGAGTTCCCAGAAGTCCCTTCTCTTCCTGTGCATGACCCGCATGACATCACCCCCCTCAGCCCCCTCAGCCAGTCATCAAGTGGCTACTTCTCCAGTAGTGTTTCTACAGTTACCCTGTCTGACGTTCTCCAACCTTCCTCCTCGTCGTCCTCCCTCCTGGCCGCTGAGACTACGTTACCCACAAACCCCCAGCAGCAGGGTGCTGACAggaacgatgttgtaacctcTCCTTCTCAGTGTGTCACCAAGATGGCCGTCGTCGCTCCACCCGCTTCCAATCACAACAGCTTCACTGCAGAAAACTCCTTCTCTGAACACAAGCTGGTCAACTCAGGAAGAGGAGGCGGCGATGGCTTTGAGAGGCTGGAGATCTCTGTGGACGATGAAGAGCGTAGCCATGACGACGTACTGCCTGACTGGCTGACAGAAGGGGCATGTGTTACAGTAGGAAGCAATAAGGCCGGGGCAGTGCGCTACGTTGGAATGACGCAGTTCGCTGATGGAGTGTGGGTGGGGGTGGAGCTGGACACCCCTGTAG GCAAAAATGACGGTTCCGTTGGAGGTCATCGGTATTTCCAATGTAAACCGGGTTACGGGGTGCTGGTTCGCCCGGACCGGCTGTCCTGCCGTGATCGGACCAGCCGGCGAACGGGAGACTTCACTGCTCCTGCCCATGTCCCCGTCTTGCGAGGAGAAGCCATTGTTGCCCGCCATGGGGAGAATCGCAAGTCCTGGAGCAGTTGA